In the genome of Loxodonta africana isolate mLoxAfr1 chromosome 16, mLoxAfr1.hap2, whole genome shotgun sequence, one region contains:
- the C16H10orf105 gene encoding uncharacterized protein C10orf105 homolog, which produces MSTEGPSPLAFLTAPATPGTLTEAAFPLPALIALACIFLLLATCLLFLTLCKPAALDPSRRGSPERMPHHPGSPSEPQLRLWKRLGSLRRSLHSFRRGRPAAPRRPLPGREGNSDCDCLESTKM; this is translated from the coding sequence ATGAGCACGGAGGGCCCCAGCCCCCTCGCCTTCCTCACAGCTCCAGCCACTCCAGGGACCCTCACGGAGGCGGCCTTCCCCCTCCCCGCCCTCATTGCCCTGGCCTGCATCTTCCTCCTGCTAGCCACCTGTCTGCTGTTCCTGACCCTCTGCAAGCCGGCTGCGCTGGACCCGAGCCGACGCGGGTCGCCTGAGCGCATGCCCCACCACCCGGGGAGCCCCAGCGAGCCCCAGCTCCGCCTCTGGAAgcgcctggggtccctgcgccgcTCCCTGCACAGCTTCCGCCGGGGCCGGCCCGCTGCCCCACGACGCCCCCTGCCGGGCCGCGAAGGCAACAGCGACTGTGACTGCCTGGAATCCACCAAGATGTGA